Below is a genomic region from Osmerus mordax isolate fOsmMor3 chromosome 22, fOsmMor3.pri, whole genome shotgun sequence.
TTTCCGGCAGCTGGGGTGAGGATGAACGAGGCAGAAAAGGAATAAGGTGAAAAGAAGAGGGGAAAAAATGACTGATTTTATGTGACAGTGTGCTAATTTGATCCATTAGaggaagtgtgagtgtgtgagagggagggtgtttCTGCGAACCTGTCTGGGGTCTCATTCCCACCACTGGAGGTGCACAAAGCCCAGGGTGAGAAACACCAACTTTCTTGTGAGAACTTTCAGGTTTGGCTCACATGCCGAGAGAAATGGGTTTAAttatgcatgtacagtatgacaCTTTGAGACGGTGTGTCTTATGGGTTCCTCACTGGGAATGAAATAGTGAGAAAACTGGATTTGGAAGGTTTTTGAAGTCACAGTTTTCTctaacccccttcccccacccctctcccgccCTCCACTCCACAGCCATCCTCCATTTCCACTATCTCCTATTTTACTGATCATGTAAACCAAACTTGGTTAGCTTACAACGTGAAATATTGCATGGAATAATTCcactgcaaatgcatttccagaaacccTTGTCGGCATAAAAACTCCATTCCAACAACGCATTGGCAGCTCACGAGCTGACCATAAATTTTGCATAAACCCTGAAAGTCATAACACCATTTGGCAGGGTTCTCGGTGTTCCTTTTCCGTGTCCAGAGAACATCATGAAATGGAACCACAGTAAAAAATAAACTCTTAAACAGATCCTTCCTGACTGTGCTGACAGACACTGATATGCAACAGGCCTTGACTCTGAGGTCAGGTCATTGGCCTCACCGTGAGCTTGGCACTGCTGTTGACTTGTCCTTGTGCTCAACCACAACTTCCAGCCACTCAGAGGAGTCTGTAATCAGTTTCCAACCCACACAACAGTCTCACTCCAGGCTGCTGATCAGGAGGATGCTTTACTGTGGGTTTCTCTCAGAATGGTTCTGGCCTGGAGTGAGGGATACTAAGTGAAACAGAGAACATTGTCATTCAGGTCAACATGAGGTCAGCCATGTACCCCAACTGCCCCTCTGTTCCCAATGTTTACATTTGGGTACACAAATGTAAAAAGGCTGAAATgtagggtgaaagagaggtgtcCTGTGTGCTTTGCTGTACCCTACTACGTTTGGCAAAatattactgtaaatgttttctATTGGCTCACTATcatattctttcaaaatgcagaAATGTGACTTTttgggacattctccctgaatgGGTCATTTGTGTCTGGATGGTGACTGTGGCCTTCTTTTGCCTTGGGTTTTCAAAAGACGTCATAAAGTTGTGTCAACACATCATATATGAAGCTGTGCCCTGTTAATCTCCTCCTTGACCTAACAACAACATTCAAGGTTCAAAGGAGAACTTGATGGGGTAGATCTGAGGGAGGGCTGGCCATTGTTTGGTCATGAGCTAAAACTGAAACGGGGTTGTTAAAACACGCCAGGCGCACCACTGAATCATCGGCAGAAAAATGAAAACAGACTCTATGGTCgcctgtgtgtttgcacagCTCTGTCATTTCCTGGATCCTGTGGCTTGTCTTCCATAACATTTATGGAGTGAGAATATCACTGGAAAAACAATATTTGCCGACCAAGGACCCCTTTGATTTATAGCTATACACATACTCGACGTTTAATACGAACGATGAGAGATCAAATGTGTTGGCCCCAAATATGTGTTGTTGAAAGGAGGGAGATGAAACTTGAGAGAAAAGAAGGATTTAAATATGGTGGCTGCGTTCTGTCTTTGAATGGTCTAACATCACTCGCTCactttctgtttttctctctcattcagacATGCACGCGCAGACCCacttacaaaaacacacatgcgcacacacaaacaaaaacacaagtgCACACAGTATGGCTCTGTAATCCATGGTAGTGATTCTGTTCCTGTAAGCAGCAGGAACAAAGCCAAGGCACTGCCATTGACGTCGCCCGGTCTCACACTGAGCCAAAACATGGAGGTGGGACTACTGCTGAGAACAAGTCGATTCTGCTCTTTGGAAAACACCACTTGTCGAAAATCTGAAAGCAAATCAACCAATGGTATTGACTTACACAACCACCTATTAGCTTTCCAAGGGAGTTGAAACTGAAAAATCATTTTCACCACTAAGACTCTCAACATCATGCTAgtaagttagttagttagttagttggtTTGTTCGTCAGTACATGTAAATATTGCATTGTATGAGTTACACAACTTTCCAGACACTATGTCTCCTAAGTAGAGAGGaaacaaaaggaaaataaatgccATTGCCTTGTAGATTAGATGGAATTTAGAAATATACTTAAATCAGCAAACATTGGGAACTGAGCTCAATCTGAAAGGAGGCTTTCTGAAAGGTcggatgtgtgtggggagttGAGACAGACAGTTGGGATGTTTaggaagatgagagagaatgtgaagcGACGTGTTCCTGTCGGAGGATGGAGAGACGTGGGAGCCAGGATGGAGAAAGGCTTTGGAAGTGAGCGGGAAGGTTTCCTATTTCTATTCAGTATTGCTGTGGAGCTTAACAGCACACCTTCTGTTTACATTCTCCACAAAGCTTCCACAGAGATTATGACCAGATCCGACAGGCGGCACTGTAATCACGATACTGGTTAATGAAAGGGGAAGTGACATCATAGtaaagagagtcaacgttatgtACTCTGCAGTCCAGCTGGAAACGGCTCTTCCCCTTTCACTCTACCTTCAGAAACAGTACATGCTGAAATAGGAACAATGTGGATGGTCTGTTCTCTTTGTATGTACGAGAGGAACTCAACTTATATGACTATTTTGTGAGGACCTAATGCGGTTCTTTCAGAGTAACAAGCATTTGTTCTCGCAATGTACTAGACTTGATAGAATGTGTTTGTTAGGGTGACTGTGGAATGTGAgtgagatgagtgtgtgtatgtgtgtgtgtgtgtgtgagagagagagagagagcttcccAGTGATTATGCTGCAGTGCTTCCCAGCAGTAAATGACCAACAGCTCTCACTGAGACTATGATATCGCTAGTTTATTTTTGTGGAGCCATGGTGTGACCAGACTAAAGCAGCGGTGTATTGGCGTTCATCCCTCACCTGCCAAAtcctcagcacacacagactgggATACCGCACTGAAACATCACGCCCGTCTCATGTGAAAGTTCTGCTCTGCCAGAGTAGACTGCTGCCAATTTTACATgcgtgcacaagcacacacacacgcacacacaaacacacacacaactgtctcTGTCGCTGGTCAGGCtccaactgggggggggggtatcttcTCAATGGCTATGCAAATGGTAAGTTTAACCGAGTGTGAAATCATGAGCTGGAATAAAAATtggacaccagagagagggaggacacaaTGTGGGATTGGCTAGCCGGGGCTACCTCCACAGATGGCtcatccttttctttctctttcatacCTTGTTTATGTGGATGAGCAGAGGGAGTCTAGGGGAGGGTGAGGTAGCCTGCCAGTCGGCCATTGTTCAGCCCATAGAAGAGACATTTAGAGGGGATTACAATGCCTGCAGAAATAATTGGTTGTCATGATTATGAATCCATCTGCTGGTGCTTTTTAGGGTGGATGGGGGAAAAATCtcaagggggcgggggggagggggggtaaccAAGACAAGTGTTATGTATGTGGATTTACACAAAGACACTATATTAACTAGAGTATTAAGGATGtggaaatgactaaatgtctgatGGAGAGGGTGTTGACAGTGGGGTATGACTGAGTGAGTACGTGTGAATAGAAATAAGTACTATGCATTCCTCTTTAAAATTAACCATCATACTTAAAAGTATTATTTATAACGTTTTGAGCCATTGAACACCTGGAAGATTTGCTGTCTCTGTGGAGTCAGCTACTGGGTATCCTAACAACATAAAACTGTTTTTTTGCTCAGACTGTTTGACGCTAATACGACAATGTGTGCGCTGGCCCTTTAATAAAGTTGAAGttcatgtgtttgtgcaggTTCAGTTGAATTTAACCCAAATGTTAAATTCGGACTGTACCATTATTGAAGAGAGAATTAAAGGATGGTATATATTTAATGTAGCCTGTAGACATCATTGAGTATCAATTGCGTTAGAACTAGATTTCATGTAAGCATCGGTGATAGTTTCGGTGGGGCGCTTAACTGCAGACAATTGTTATTGTTTTCGGCAAAAATGTTTGTAACTTTCTCAATTGTTTAACTAGGTAAAACATGTATAGAGTTTACGCTACCACAAACATTATGTAACGTCAACGCTTCGCCTACAAGTTCACAGAGAAGTGACATTCCTGTGATTTCTCCCAGTGACACCTGTTGCTCCAGTTTCGCTCGCGCGTACAGACTATTCCTCACTTGACAGGTGAACATCTAAAGAGGAGTACAGCTTTGAAAAGTAGAGTAAACATCTTTTTAAAAACGTGTTTTAGATGACAACGACACCATGAAAGTAACAGTAACTTTTGGTGGTACCATGTTGGTCGTTCCATGTAAGGATGGGTGGACAGTGCGAGACCTAATTCTTCAAGCTACACTGAGATACCGCAAAGTTCTCGATCAGGTAAAAGCTACTTGTGTCATATGTTCTTATTTAAATAGTCCTGTGATAACAGTACATGTATGTATTCTAAATATCAGCAGTTTGAGCTGTAATTAAAAGTGAAGAGAAAGAGCAGCTTGTCTCATTCCACGCGTTCCTTGCCTCCTGCATCACACCTTTTGGGTAGAGAATCCAAATCACGTGATCATCATAGTTCAGCAGGTGTTAAGGAAACTACATTTCAAGTAGACTGAAACTTCCAACTGGGGGTAATGTTGTTATGACTGTTGTGAAATTGACTAGTATGCCACAACTAACCCGAGAAGAGAAGCACATTTGTAAACCTTCGTTTAAGACTTATACAAGATTAAGATGATACATGGATATATCTGGGGCTGTACTTTCTTATCCACACTTTAAGCCTAAAGCATTCTTTTTGATTTGTCTTTAATCAGTCATGTTGTAAGCTCAAGCGCAAGGCTATATAGAGGACATACAAGTGTTTGCTGCCTCGTCTGTCTTCAGATATAATAGTGGCTTGTTGAAATGGTCAGTATCTGCCTGGCCAGGTGGGAGTCGGTGTTTGATGTGCTGTGCTGGTCTCCTGCCGGCATGTGTGGACAGAACAGCAGGCTTTGTGCTGTGAGTGATTGGGATTAGGGTTGGTGACAGCCCAGTGTTATCGCCTGGTGCAAACAGCAGGATGGACAAGGCTGAGCCAGACCCTGGGGAcggacggatggatggatggatgaatggacggatggatggatgaatggatgctTGTGGTTCAGTCCTTCatagcacacgcacgcacacccatTCACATTCTACCTCTGCCTCACTGTCTATTTCTGCACCTACGTTTATGGTTCTGTGGTTTTGAGTTGCTGACATTGTTGTTAGTCTGACAGTGTGTCCTGACAAAGTGAATGTAAGGCCTTATGATTGGTTAACTCGCGTAAGGACATCAAGGAAACCATGGTCTACAACGACAATCCAATCATACACCTGTCAACTACTTGGATGACAGTTAGCAGTGTCAAATTACTCTATATCTGTTTCCTGTCAGTGTGGGAAAAAAACACCCACTGGAATGTCAAAGTCACCCTTTCTCTGGGGAACAGGTAGaaactcccagcatgcacctatCTCAATGTCCATCGCTGCTTCTCCAGTTACAGCCGTGGGCCCAAGAGGTAGGCCGTGTTGGCTGTGCTTGTGGTGCAAATGATGCTTGATCACAGACTCAATCATTTCCCTGTCAATACTTCACTCAGGCAGTGGTTTTAGAAAATAACTTGGTTGTTAACAAATCTTCCCGATACCTGTTTCATGTATCTTCAAAGGTTTCCCTGTTAGTTACGAAGAACTCCAAGCGGTGCTGCATCAAAGGCTTCTTCAGAACTGTCACCTCTCTCTAAACACACTCGGTGTACTTCCTCTGAACACTGGCACGCTTCTCATTGGTTGCTTCATTAATTTCTTTGGAATGCTGAATCCACAGTGCTCTCCTGCAGCTATGTAATTATGGGGTTTGAGGGATTAAAGTGTGAAAAATGGCACCTCGAATTGAACACTGTGCCGAGCTAATCGCCCGCGCTTCACCACTCTGAAGTGGTGtagcatttatttttatttttttagtgCTGAAGAGATATTGCTTCAAATGGGGACTTAGTAGTGTAATTGGTGGGAAATATACCCGCTTAACTGTCACAGTAATTCTCTTTTTAGTTTGACTGATTGGCAGTTCATCCTTCTGTTCTCACTTCTCGGGAAGTATGGATGTCAGGTACAAGAGAATTATGCAGTTTAACAATGACACTTTGAAAGTGGGTTTTCCCCCTGTTTTTGTCTCTCGCACTCAATTATTCCCTTTCTCTTACTTGGCAGGAAATGTATGCTGCAAAGGTAGACTCGCTCAATATCTCATGGACTCATGATACAGTCAGATACCCAGAAAATCATATAGTAGGGATGTACCATTATTAGGAAAGACTACAATTCCAGAAGAACCTGATGACGATAATAATAATGTAGCGTAGTTGCAACACACACTGGTATGCAAAGGTCTCCATCTATTACGTGAGATGGGCGGGTGTCCTTGACTTTTCCCCCTGTGATGTCATTGGCCAGGAGCCATTCAGCAGTTTTCTCCTCACCTCACTGTTTCCACTGGAAGCTGCAACCAAACATTCCTGCTCAGGTGGAAAGAATCCTGGCAGCCCTGCAGGTGGGACCTGTTTTTCCAGCGGGGCTGTTTGTGCGGGGCCTGCAGACTCAGACTACAGGAGTTGTCACTGATGTGTTTTCACAGTGGCAGTGTGCTCTAGTGCCCCTGGACTCTACCTGACAGCTTACCTCACCAGCCGGCCTCTTTACACACCTAACATGATACAGTCTAAACATTCtgagtgggggatgggggggaataACATTTTTCACTAACCCTCACACTTTACAATTTACACTGAACGCTTTGTTCTTCTGGTTTGTCGGTGGCTTGTCAACGTGGCTTAGCAACCATATGCACAGCTAACACACACTACAACTGTACTGTGTTATGCTGTCTGATATTCGAGGCATACTGTACAAAGAATTTGTTGTCGAGATGACGGagctcctttctttctctgagcCTCCTCTGTTGTGACACCCAGATGTTTTCTTCGTGCCCATCCTGTGATGTCGTTGAGACACGGCCGTGTAAGACACCAAATCCAAACATTGCTCAATGATGCTCCTCCGAAACTCACGAGGGCGGCCGCTACTACATACACGCGGCacaaagctacacacacaggacatgccCAGCCCGCGCTTGGCTTTGTTTGAGTTTGTTTTGTAACTGGGATGTTCTCTACAGTAGCTGCTACATCACTTTAGCTATtatcactcctcctccctccttgctGGTTGTCCGAGTCAGCTCAGCCACATATCTTGTGTAATATCGGAACATTCTTTCCTGACTCTCCTTGACACATGGTTTTGGTGTGTTATCCCAGAGCCTGCGGAGGGCCCACGCAGCTGGTCGCCGGTTTTGTGGCTGCGCTCCAGGCCCCAGTCTGTATTGTTTTAGGAATGGCACAGATTACAGATTGCACCAATGGACAAAGTGTTCCCTCTCTGacaatacagtatatacagttcTCACGGCTCGAGTTGCAATAGTGGCAGATAAAGGGCCCGGGAATGTATCCGCCCCTCCGATAGAATGGGTAAACTGGGACATCCAAGCCCAActaatccccctcctccctcctccctcaaccGCCATCTTTCATGTACGGTAAACAAACTACACCGTGATACTATGCCATAACATACTGTACTGCAGGCCAACATCCTCCATTCTGATGGTTGTGGTGACTGTAGCTCTTGCTGAGGGCGGTATAACATAGACCTCCCTTCAACTCATCACTGACACCTTGCTGAGGGATTTCAACAAGCTAAAATCAGCAGCTGATAGCCCAGGTTTATCATGATTCCAGTGTTTATTATTACAATATGAGTTGTAGCAAGAACACTCCATCCAGAAGCACAGCATACTTCAGCCTTGTGCCCTTCCTTGTTCAGTGTTCAATGTTCAATGTTCAGTTCTTAACGTAACGTCAAATATTCCGTTCCTTCATTGGCAAACGCAGTATCTTTGGTGAGCGCTGAAAGGCGATGCGGTCCTTGTCGGTGACCtggtgtgtccctgtgttccGTGCAGGAAGGGGAGTTTGAGGTGCGGACCTACCAAGTGAAGTACAGCGACGGAGGGATCCTGGATCAGGACGACCTGCTCAGCGACCTGGTGGAGGACCGAGACAAGGTAGGCCGGCCTGGGGATCCGAAACACTTCCTGGCCCTCGGGGGCACGTCTCCAGACTCTCACGGAACGACCTCGCGTTTGTGCGATGTGTCATGGAGTAGCAGCTGCTGCCCTTGTCAAGCCAACATGACGGGActtctgtgtggaggtgtgtgtcgtCTGTGCACCTTTTGTGAGCACAAGGAGAAAATGGTCTTGCCTATAGCGAGGACTTGCTTAGCAAGTTCCGCCTGTTTGATGGTAACTGGTGAACTCGACGATGTTGGTGTTTGGTGGGGTCGCGGGGACTGATGGTGTTTGTCGAGGTCATGGTCAGCTTTGTCTCTTTGTTCCCTTTGGGGTGGAATGGGAGTCTGTTTCTGTGTAAACCCCTGGGTAGGAGGTGGCATAGGGAATGGAACAGGAAACGACACAAGGCCTGATCTCtttaatgtacacacacagacaaagacacgtacacacactcactcactgagtCATTCACTGATgcactctctcattcactcgCTGAATTACTAACCCTACCTGCTCCACATTTTTACATATACCTTTTTATATTTCTCCTAATTTTACATTATGCATTCCTAAGATGTGCTAATAAACTGTTCGTCATTCATATTCATGAAGCTGGGAGCAGAATAATGATAAATTGCCAACACTTAGTCAGCAAGAACGGAATATGAAATGATATTGGAATATTCATACGGTGCTGCACACTGCAATAACAATCACTGGATGAACTCAATCCTGTGCCTCTAGCCTCCCAGCACTCGTGTCTTCATAGGAGAACCGATCAATAATAGATGCGTGAACTTCCAAAAACCTAAACAGGAACTTTCTTGCCCTTTTGTGTTAATTCAACAAACCCTCAACTTGAGAAGTGAAGTACGAGGaattggagtttgtgtgtgatgggTTTGGTGTTTTTTTTGCTGTTCAGATTTAGTGTacatgctgagagagagagagagagacgggagaccCATTGATTACCAGCACAAAGACTTCTCAGCCTGCTGTTAACCGTTGGCGCTTGGTCGTTCTTGACAAGCGACGCTTAAAGTGATcaatcaccccccaccccccgaagTTGGACGTTTTCGAATGATGGACATTACCTGTTTACAGTGCAGCTTCTTCTTCTATGGTGGCTGCTTGGTTTTGTGTAGATAAGAAggttgggggtgctggggggaaggggggttggCATGACGCCCGCAAGGCTGTGAAGGCTAGGGACCTCCCCTTCTGCCACCTGCGGTAGGGGCCCCCTAATAAACGGATGCACAGCCTGGATCATTTGATTAGCTTTCAGCCCTTTGttctacagttttttttattttattagcgTGGCCGTTGCTGCTAAATTCTAGCGTCCGCGCTTTTGTTCCGTTATTGTAAGCTGCACCACTCTCCATCAATCACCTAGCGGTCCCCCTATTGTGAGCCCCCTCCACAGCACCGTGTGCGCGGTGTGTTAGCCCCAGATGCTAATGAGAGATAATGGGGAGCTATTTGTCCATGAGTGCAGCCCCAGCGAGCGTCTTCAttcggtgggggggagggggggggcctggctctctctctctttctccccctgccaccccccgcCAAGGGGAGCTGCCGGCTAGCACATAGCGCGTAACGGAGAGCGAGACCCCGACACCACTGGTGGTTGATGAGGGGCGGCTGTGATTTGATTACAGccatgtgcacacgcacacatatacacacacacacttagctgtACTCCATTTACCCCCCATCTAGGGACATGGGCCACCAGCCCGCTCATGAATATTCGGGTCCAGCTCTAAGTAATAAATGTGGTGGGCTGTATCGGGGGCAGCGGGAGCacccagggggacagagtggaACAGCTCCGTCAGTTAAACACCCAGACTCACTCACagtcacccctctaccccttcacccccaccctctcatccaccccATCCTACTTCCCTTCCTCTGATTCATCCCTCCCACTCATTTCAACATGTCTCTCACtgtgttgctggggctggcggTTCTTTAAAGGACGGAGTCTGGTAGCCGTGTTCCTGGCTGGAccccacacagtcacacacagtcacacacagtcacacacacgcacacacacgcacacacactagggGAACACCTGTTTGATGCTTCCCAGTTTTGAAAGTTCCTGGAGCACCTCCCTTTGTAACTTGAAACGTATTTTATCACACATTGTACTTGGGCTTTTACTTTCGGGCCTcgcacacgcacaggcacacacatgtgcacacgcatacgtgcacacgcacgcacacacgcagctTGCCCCTGCTCTGACActactctgtgtgtctgttcaaaTCCCCATAATCAGTCTGGGTGCTACTGATTATGAGTGGCGATGATGGGAGAAAgcaggctggctgtgtgtgtgtgtgtgtgtgtgtgtgtgtgtgtgtgtgtgtgggtgtgtgtgttccagcaccCCCACTGTTTGGgtgggtgggatgggggggagggcggggggcaaACTCAAGAAAGCTCTAACTACTCCTGcccgcctctcctctcttctcctcaagaGGTGATAATAACAGAGGGAGCACTTTAAGTCTCTCCCACACGTCCATTTACCAGGGTAGAGCTGTCATTCAGGCCCTTTCACTGGCTCCAAGGCTGTATTATCTGCTGCCATTACCGctctccacgcacacacacaggagctgtCAGAACCTTCCGGGCCTAGGCCGTCATCAGCGGACAAAATCCATGGTGGCTTTCAATGGGCTCCGACTTGGACCATGCACCAAGTCTGTCATTTTCTCCCACCATTATAGTTGTCTTAGTTGTCTTTCAGGCGGAAGCATGCACTTTAAATTGCTGTGTACTCGGTGTTGTCGCTGCTGAAATAGGTAGTTGCAAACTAGATGCACAACACCCAAGTGCCCCAAAGCGCGTGCATGCTtgcgtctctctgtgtgtgtgtgtgtgtgtgtgtgtgtgtgtgtgtgtgtgtgtgtgtgtgagagagagagattgtgcgtCCTCTATTCTGACACAGTCGCCTCAGCAATGGGAATTAAAGGCAGGGAGCATGGCGGATTCTCATAAATGGACTGTCACTCCTTattcgcacccacacacacacacacacaagcaagcacacacgaCCTCGCCAACCCTTCAAAACACATGCTTTTACAGGGAGAAAAATACCCCACCACGAAATGCAACCAAATGAGAAATCTAATTTCATGGGAaatttaataaaaataaaaataaactaatgattccctccgtctctcctaaTTTGCCTTTTAATTACTGAGGATAGGAGCCATCAAGAGCCCCGGTCTCTGGTCACACTATGCAAATAGTGAAGCAGATTTCCCAAATGATCCCTCTCGAAAATGTCAAATTGTTTATTAGCATTGGGATGCAACTCTGCAGCcgtcagccgtgtgtgtgtgtggcagcgcgGCTAATGCATCCGTCACATCTGCATGCCGTCCTGTGCGCTGCTTCATTGCGGATGCAGGGTTGTCAATTTAGACGCCGTCTTTTGTTTGAAAGAACTTGCTTTTAATCGACCTGCTTGGTTGAATAGAGGTTAAATAAACTGCcgtttggtttgaatcctttccatgtctgaTTTAAAGCCTATAGGGACTAAAGGAGACTGGAACGTCTGGAATTACAATCCATTCACCCTAATGCATCTTTTCCTCATCAGACGAAAACTCTATTGACATGCTTAATTGCCCGTAAGTACAGATCAAGCAGAGTTTCGGCAAGTTGTATGAGCGCTCCCATGAAAGCTCTGAGATGTAGTCGAGTGTTGGAGGGTTATGGATCTAATGCCAGCGACAGACACAGCCGGTCTGAATGAAGTCTGATTGCGCCATGTAGACATGCTGATTGGCTAGAGCCATCAGCATCACACCTAAGAATGGCCGGTGATGAGTAGATTGATTAGGGAAATGTCACCCTTCACCAATCACAATCCAGAGTCTTTGTACGAGGCGATCGGAGGGCAATTGAAACCTCTCTGCGCAGGGATTTCCATAATCAAAAGTCCTATATGAATGCATATGATTAGGAATGGTTTTCACATTGATGGGGTCCACTTAGGCCTCGCTGCACACCAAATCAAAGAGGAAATAGTTCATGTGGGTGCGCGTTAGTTGTTGCCGTGGAAAGTTCCAGTGACCGAGAGCAGTTTAAGCTGGAAGACTCCCTGATGACACAGGTCTTACACTGCATGCTTTAGTATTGCTTTCCGCTTGCTTGTGAAAGACACAGTGCCATAGGCCAGAACAATAGGTCAGACAGAAGAAATGGATTGTTCTGTtccacacaccaaccccccccgtctctctttcttccttgaATTCTCTAAGGCTGTCCTTATTTCATTCCTttcgttctttctctctttcgttacttttactttctctttctctcctcgtttctctctctctctctccccctccctctctccccccgtctgtctgtcatccTCTCAGCCCACAGGGATAGGTCACTCAGTAATCAGACGACCAGGTTGGATAATCATCTCATCACTGTGACCTTGATTTTTCTCCTGTCAAAGTAGAATAACAGGGGGGGGTTATCTGATTAGAATCAATTAAAACCTTTCTCAGCACCACGGGAGGCGTCCTGTATTTAAATGAACAAGTCTCATATCGAAAGAGCAACCGTGTTGGGCGTTCTGGGAGTTGTACACATTTTCATATCCAGCTTTGTAAATTCAACACGCAGACTCCTTCACCAACCATGTTACCTCAGCACTACAGCGTAGACATGGGCCGTGTGTGAGTGGGCCACGGTGCTCTCTGATAACCTCCTGACCgggggtctacacacacacacacacacacacacacaaacacaca
It encodes:
- the LOC136966553 gene encoding partitioning defective 3 homolog B-like, which gives rise to MKVTVTFGGTMLVVPCKDGWTVRDLILQATLRYRKVLDQEGEFEVRTYQVKYSDGGILDQDDLLSDLVEDRDKLVAVFEKQEVQRVRR